The DNA window ATTGTCGACATCGGCGACGATCGTCGGCGCGACGAACCATCCCGAATCCAGCCCCTCCGGTCGGACGCCGCCGGTGACTACGCGCGCACCGTCCGATCGTGCTCGAGCGACAACGTTCTCTATGCGGTCGCGTGCAGCACGATTGATGACCGGGCCGACCTGCGTCGCTCGATCGGCGGGATCGCCGACCTTCAGCCGTCCTACAGCGGCTCCCAGAGCGTCGACCACTTCGTCGTACCGGGATTCGGAAACCAGAATGCGAGTCTGAGCGACGCAGATCTGGCCATTGTTGGCCATCACACCGGTCACGAGCCCACCGACCGTTTCGTCATCGAGGACCACATCGTCCAACACGACGGCCGCGGATTTACCGCCCAGTTCCAGGACACACCGACGAACATCCGCTGCACAGGCCGCACCGATCCTCTTGCCCGCCGCGGTGGATCCGGTGAAGCTGATCTTGTCGACACCGGGGTGCGACACCAGCGCTTCGCCTGTCTCGATGTCGCCGGAGACGATGTTGATCACGCCGTCGGGCAGGCCCGCTGCCTCGATGGCCTCGGTGAGCATCGACAGGGCGAGAGGAGCTTCGGGGGATGGTTTGAACACTACGGTGCAGCCAGCGGCGAGCGCGGGCGCGAGCTTGAGCGCGGCGGTGAACAACGGTGCGTTCCACGGAAGAATCGCACCGACCACGCCCACCGGAAGCCGCTGCACCAGTACCTGCCCGCCCACGGCGGAGGGACGGGTTTCCTCGAAAACGAAGTCTTCGGTGATCTTCTCGTAGGTTCGCAACACACCGACGGTCACGCCGATTTGGCCGAACGAGGCCCACTTTCGCGGTGATCCCACCTCCGCGGACACGACATCAGCCAAGACACTCGAGCGTGCCTGGATCTCGTCGGCCAATCGACCGATCGCGACGGCACGCTCGGCCGGAGTGGTCCGTGTCCACGGCCCGGTGGTCCCCGCCTGGCGCGCCGCGTCGACCGCGGCGTCGACGTCGTCTGTGGTCGCGGCGGTGACGTGGCCCAGGACGGAGCCGTCCGCGGGAGAACACACCGCTATCCGTTCACCGGTACCTGCCCGCCATTTGCCGCTGATGTAGGCGCCGTCGTAGTCGTGCACTTGCGATACCTCTCAGTCGGCCACGGTGGCACCTACAGCAGCCACCGAACCTCGATTCTGGCAGTAATGTCACTTTACGGCAAGGGTCGCCCCAGGACGGGCGCCGACAACGTCTTCGAGTTGATCCGGGGTGCTGCCGTGCAGAACCAGCTCGTCCGCGCCCGAGTCGCGATACCGCTCGAACATCGCCCAGCATTCGCTCGGAGTCCCCAACGCCGCAGCACCACGAACCCACTGCTCGGGCAGCACACGAGCGACCTCGACCAGCTGATCGCGCTCGAGTACCGAATCGGCCGCGCCGCGAACACCGGCCAGGAGTGGATGGTCACGAATGTCGGCGAGCCGCTGCACATCCCAGCCGTTCGCCGTCGCCAACTGCTCGCCGAAAGTAGGAATTTGGTAGTAGGACACCGCACGACCACCGACGACGGCTGCTTCCTCCTCCGCGGACAACCCGGACGCCACGATGACGGTGGCGTAGATCCGCACCGACTTCGGGTCCCGCCCCACGGCGGTCGCGGCAGCACGCACCACATCTGCCGAGCGACGAACGGCCTCCGGCGTCAGGAAAGGATGCAGCAAGACCCCGTCGAAGTGGCGGCCGGCGAGTTCGAGCCCCTTGGATCCGATGGCGGCGAACACCAACGGTGGAACAGGTGCCTCCGGCACGTCGGTCAAGCGCAACGATGGGTATGTTCCCGCAGGTCCGTCGTACTTCACCCGCTCGCCACGACACAGCCGACGAAAGATGTCGACGGAATCGACGATGGATGCGTTGGTCGACTTCGGCAGCCCCACCGCGCTCCACATCTTGTCGACCGACCGACCGATGCCGAGTACGACGCGACCATCCGACAGTCCCTGCGCAGTCATCGCCAACGACGCGAGCAGGGCAGGGTGTCGAGACTGAAAATGCGTTATGCCCGCACCGATCTTGATCGTGCTCGTGACCTGACTGAACGCGCCCGCGAGCACGCCGAAATCCTTGGTTCCCCAGCGTTCACTGAGCCACACAGTGCTCATGCCCAGACGCTGCGCCGCGATGGCCTGCGCGATCGCCGGTCGCGGATCGGGTACGCGACCGGGCAGCGCGTAGCCGCCCAACGCCAAGTCTGTCGGTGCGGATGCGGCGGTCGACTGGTCGCTCAGCGCTGCCTCGCGGGTGGATCCTTGGTGATTCATTCGTCTATTCTGACAGTATTGGTCACATACTTCTGCAATAGTCGGGAACCGGTGGGCGGTTGCGATCACGTGTCGGCCCGGAGGCCATATGCCGCAACTGACGTTCGGAGTCGAGGGAGCACATGGGTTACACGGCGACACGAGGGCAACTCGCGGGCGATGTCCGCGCCATACTCGAACAGTGGTTGCCCGACCGATTGACGGCGGCCGCTCACGCCGACTTCGAGATATCCGAGTTCTCCGCACCGGACGCCGGCTACTCCGGAAAAACAGTGTTCTTCACCGCGTCGTGGACCGATGCCGCCGGTGTGCGCATCCGCCGCGACCTGGTGCTGAGATTGCAGGCTGCCGACCATCAACTTTTCACCGAGCCCGACGCGGTCCGGCAGGCCGAGGTGATGCGGATACTGGGTCGCCACCCCGGTGTGTCGACGCCGACGATCGTTCTCATCGAACGAGACTCGACGGTGCTCGGCGCGCCGTTCTATCTGATGGAGCGGGTCGACGGCCGCACGCCGTCGGACGTCCCGAGCTGGCACAAACGCGGCTGGACCGCCGAGCTCACCGCTGATCAGCGGAAAGTAATGTGCGACAACGCATTACGTGCACTGGTTGCGGTGCACCGGATCGACGATGCCGACGATCTCGCTTTCCTGCGCGGACCCGACACCGGCGCGACACCACTCGAGCGCTACGTCGAGAACGTGCGGCGCTGGTACGAACAGCGTCGCGACGATCTCCTCGTGGGCACCGAGGAACTCGCATCAGCGATGACGGAGTTACTCGACCACGCGCCACACACCGATGCCGAGACCGTGGTCTGGGGAGACGCCCGGGTAGGCAACATGTCCTTCGCCGAGGATCTGTCGGTGTCAGCACTCTACGACTGGGAGACAGCGTCGACCGGTCCGGCGGACATCGACCTCGGATGGTGGTTGATGTTCGAGCGTTATCTGTGCGAAGCGCTCGGCTTCACCAGAATGCCAGGAGTTCCCGACGACGAGGAAACAGTGCGCCGTTACCTGAGCTTCGGTGGTCGACTCATCGGCGACATCTCCTACTTCCAGCTACTGGCTGCGGTGGTACTCGCTCTGATCACCAATCGTCTTGCCCTGCTGCTCATTCGCGACGGCCTCGAGGAAACCACCGCTCGCAGTTATCCCGCGACGGCGGTCGCGCTCGTCGATCGCTACCGCACCGATCGCCTTCAGCAGAGGAGACGCCTGGCCATGACGACCGAGTCCCCCACTCCCGCACCGGTCGGCACGGTGGGCGATAGCTGGGAAGTATTCATCGAACGCGGCAAGATCCGCGAGTTCGCGGCCGCGATGCAGTCGGACAATGCGGCCTACCAGGGACCCGAAGCCGTTGTTCCGCCGACATTTCTGGTCAATGCCGTGCAGTGGGCACCGCCGGGCGCACGTATAACAGTGGGATTCGAGCGCAAACGACTACTGCACGGCGAGCAGGAGTACATCTTCCACGGCGAACTCCCCCGAGCCGGTGACAAACTCGTTGCGCAGGAACGAGTTCTGGACCGATACACCAAGCCCGGCAAGCGGGGCGGCGAGATGACCTTCGCCGTCGTCGCCACCGAGTTCCGCTCCCCCGAGGGCGCGTTGATCGCCGAGGCACGTGCCACGTTCATCCAGACAGCCGCCCGAGGTGAGTCGAAATGACCGAGACCGCCGCGCGAATCACGGTCGGAACCACAGCGCCGCCCCGCGCTTTCGGCCCGCTGACCACCCAGATGTTCGTTCGATACTCCGGCGCGTCAGGTGATCTGAACCCGATGCACTATGACGACACCATCGCCCGAGCAGCAGGAAATCCGTCGGTGTTCTCCCAAGGAATGCATCAGTCCGCACTCCTGGCCACGTTCGCCACCGACTGGCTGGGCGCGACCAACCTTCGTCGGTTCAGTGTGCGGTTCAAAGAACAAGTGTGGCCCGGGGACATTCTGACCTGCACAGGCGAGGTCACCGACACCGAGCCGACCCCCGACGGAAAGCAGCTCGTCACCGTTGCGCTGACCTGTACACGTCAGACCGGTGGCGCGGCGATCACTGGCACCGCCGAATTTCGGGTCGACATCGGCGCGTAATCCAGGCACACACACCGTGGCGTCGGTTCGCTATGCGGGGCCATCTCATCATAGGCTGTTCATCGATGTCAGATAATCCGATAACCCGTCGCGCAAGCTATGGCCCATCGAGTCCTGACGTGGGGACCCGGGGCGCGAACACGCGCAGCAAAATCGTGGATGTGTCACTCGAGTTGTTCGGCGAGGTCGGATTCTTCAACACCTCGGTCGATACCATCGCGAAGGGTGCGGGAATCTCTCGCGCCACCTTGTACCAGTACTTTCCCGGCAAGGACGCGATCTTTCTCGAACTACTCGAGGAGTGCGGCCGCGCCCTCTTCCGCGTCGCGCGTCGGATCGGGCCGCTGGGTCCCACAGACGTGGGGTTCGACAACCTGAACTGGTGGCTCGGCGAATGGAGCTGGGTTTTCGAGAAGTACTCCACCATGTTCGTGCAGTGGACGGGGGTCGCGTCCTCGGACACCGCGGTACGTCCGGAGATCAACCGATTCGTCGGCGGATACAACCACCGAATCGCCGATCGTCTGGTGTCCTCCGGACTGGTCGGCATGGACGCCGACGCCGCTGCCGCGACGATGACAGCGGTCGTGCACAGGATGAACCTGTTCATTCACACCGACCGCGCTTACGGCCGCGACACACAGCCGGTCGTCGACTCAGTGTCGGTCTTCCTGCAGCTCATGCTGTTCCCCGATACGCCCGACTCGGTGCTGAGCGGATTGGGGCTCAGCGCTGTGGGGCACGAATCCATAGATGTCCCTCCGATGCCCGAGGTAGCGGGACTCACCACGCAAGATCGCACCGCCGGATTGAGCAAGCGCGCGATCAGAACGGTGCAGTCGCTGATGGATGCGGGTGCCGTCCAGTTTCGTGAGCGGGGCTACCACCGCACGAGCGTCGACGACATCATCGAACAGGCAGGCCTCGCCCGCGGCACGTTCTACAAGTACTTCAGCGAGAAGCAGGACCTCCTGGTCGCGCTGAGTACCGAAGCCATCGCATCGACAGTCGATTTCGCCGATCGGATCGTGCGGATCGACCCGATGGCATCGGACGACACCGAATTCCGTCAGTGGCTCGACGAATACCTCCACTTCTCGCTGCGCTTTGCCGGGACCATCGACGCCTGGACCGAGCACAGCACCGACAGCGACATCGTGCAGCGTCTGGGGTCGTTCGGGCAGGCGAAGATGGACAGCTCGTTACTGCGAGCCGTCAGATCTCGTAAGCGCGACTACCCGTTCGATCCGGTGATGGCGGCACTGATCTTCCGGGCCGTCATCGCTCGCGTGCCACAGGCGACTCAGGAACTCCCCACGCCCCTCTCGCGCGACGAAGTTCTCGATCTCCTGATCGCGTGCGTGCGACGGGGCTTCTTCACCAGAGCGAGCTGATTTCAGCCGAATCTGACAGTTCGTGTCGTATTGGAATGCGCTGGTGCACCTATACGAAGGCAAGTTCTTGAATATTTCTGACGTTTGTGTCATTTTGACAGGAAGGGCCGGTGCTCGCCGTCTCGACCACGAGCGCCCCCTTCACGACACTCGCGCCAGGAGAGGATCCATCACATGGACATCAGCACAGCGTCCGCGCTCGTCACGGGGGGCGCAGGTGGCCTCGGCGAGGCGACCGTCCGTCAACTCGTGGCCAAGGGCACCGCGGTCGTCATCGCCGATCTCAACGACGAGAAGGGGAAGGCACTCCAGGCCGAACTCGGCGGGAAGGTCAGCTACGTCAGCACCGATGTGATGGATGAGACCAGCGTCAACGCCGCGCTGGCAGTCGCGAACGACCTCGCTCCCTTACGGATCGTGGTCAATGCGCACGGCGGCGGCGCCGGAGCGTCGCGGGTGGTCG is part of the Nocardia sp. NBC_00565 genome and encodes:
- a CDS encoding aldehyde dehydrogenase family protein, whose translation is MHDYDGAYISGKWRAGTGERIAVCSPADGSVLGHVTAATTDDVDAAVDAARQAGTTGPWTRTTPAERAVAIGRLADEIQARSSVLADVVSAEVGSPRKWASFGQIGVTVGVLRTYEKITEDFVFEETRPSAVGGQVLVQRLPVGVVGAILPWNAPLFTAALKLAPALAAGCTVVFKPSPEAPLALSMLTEAIEAAGLPDGVINIVSGDIETGEALVSHPGVDKISFTGSTAAGKRIGAACAADVRRCVLELGGKSAAVVLDDVVLDDETVGGLVTGVMANNGQICVAQTRILVSESRYDEVVDALGAAVGRLKVGDPADRATQVGPVINRAARDRIENVVARARSDGARVVTGGVRPEGLDSGWFVAPTIVADVDNRAEIARAELFGPVAVVIAYRDDDDAVAQANDSDYGLAAAVWSADRARAARVAARLRVGSVSINSAGPIDFGSPFGGFKQSGIGREGGPEGIDGFVEPRSIIL
- a CDS encoding TIGR03857 family LLM class F420-dependent oxidoreductase translates to MNHQGSTREAALSDQSTAASAPTDLALGGYALPGRVPDPRPAIAQAIAAQRLGMSTVWLSERWGTKDFGVLAGAFSQVTSTIKIGAGITHFQSRHPALLASLAMTAQGLSDGRVVLGIGRSVDKMWSAVGLPKSTNASIVDSVDIFRRLCRGERVKYDGPAGTYPSLRLTDVPEAPVPPLVFAAIGSKGLELAGRHFDGVLLHPFLTPEAVRRSADVVRAAATAVGRDPKSVRIYATVIVASGLSAEEEAAVVGGRAVSYYQIPTFGEQLATANGWDVQRLADIRDHPLLAGVRGAADSVLERDQLVEVARVLPEQWVRGAAALGTPSECWAMFERYRDSGADELVLHGSTPDQLEDVVGARPGATLAVK
- a CDS encoding FAS1-like dehydratase domain-containing protein; its protein translation is MTTESPTPAPVGTVGDSWEVFIERGKIREFAAAMQSDNAAYQGPEAVVPPTFLVNAVQWAPPGARITVGFERKRLLHGEQEYIFHGELPRAGDKLVAQERVLDRYTKPGKRGGEMTFAVVATEFRSPEGALIAEARATFIQTAARGESK
- a CDS encoding MaoC/PaaZ C-terminal domain-containing protein, with product MTETAARITVGTTAPPRAFGPLTTQMFVRYSGASGDLNPMHYDDTIARAAGNPSVFSQGMHQSALLATFATDWLGATNLRRFSVRFKEQVWPGDILTCTGEVTDTEPTPDGKQLVTVALTCTRQTGGAAITGTAEFRVDIGA
- a CDS encoding TetR/AcrR family transcriptional regulator, translated to MSDNPITRRASYGPSSPDVGTRGANTRSKIVDVSLELFGEVGFFNTSVDTIAKGAGISRATLYQYFPGKDAIFLELLEECGRALFRVARRIGPLGPTDVGFDNLNWWLGEWSWVFEKYSTMFVQWTGVASSDTAVRPEINRFVGGYNHRIADRLVSSGLVGMDADAAAATMTAVVHRMNLFIHTDRAYGRDTQPVVDSVSVFLQLMLFPDTPDSVLSGLGLSAVGHESIDVPPMPEVAGLTTQDRTAGLSKRAIRTVQSLMDAGAVQFRERGYHRTSVDDIIEQAGLARGTFYKYFSEKQDLLVALSTEAIASTVDFADRIVRIDPMASDDTEFRQWLDEYLHFSLRFAGTIDAWTEHSTDSDIVQRLGSFGQAKMDSSLLRAVRSRKRDYPFDPVMAALIFRAVIARVPQATQELPTPLSRDEVLDLLIACVRRGFFTRAS